The Virgibacillus phasianinus genome includes a window with the following:
- the ald gene encoding alanine dehydrogenase, which produces MIIGVPKEIKNNENRVAMTPAGVVNLLKAGHRVIIEADAGLGSNFTNEEYKAAGAEIIESASDVWGQAEMIMKVKEPLSAEYGYFRKGLILFTYLHLAAEPELTKALVDNEVTAIAYETVTVNNTLPLLSPMSEVAGRMASQIGAQFLEKFYGGKGILLSGVPGVKRGKVTVIGGGMVGTNAAKIAVGLGADVTIIDLNPTRLRQLEDIFGTSVQTLMSNPYNIAEAVKESDLVIGSVLIPGAKAPKLVTEEMVKSMQPGSVVVDVAIDQGGNFETVDHITTHDDPIYEKHGVLHYAVANMPGAVPRTSTIALTNVTIPYAAQIATKGAIKAINENPAIKSGVNVLNGKVTFEAVAHDLGYDYATVEEAIELAFA; this is translated from the coding sequence ATGATTATTGGTGTTCCAAAGGAAATTAAAAATAACGAAAACCGAGTAGCCATGACACCTGCAGGGGTTGTCAATTTATTAAAGGCTGGACATCGTGTCATTATCGAAGCAGATGCTGGTCTGGGCAGTAACTTTACGAACGAAGAGTATAAAGCAGCTGGTGCTGAAATCATTGAAAGCGCTTCAGATGTTTGGGGCCAAGCAGAAATGATTATGAAAGTTAAAGAACCACTTTCAGCTGAGTACGGCTATTTCCGTAAAGGCTTAATTTTATTTACGTACCTGCATCTAGCAGCGGAACCAGAATTAACTAAAGCTTTAGTTGATAATGAAGTGACAGCAATTGCTTATGAAACAGTAACAGTAAACAATACATTGCCATTGCTTTCCCCAATGAGTGAAGTTGCCGGGCGTATGGCATCACAAATTGGTGCACAGTTCCTTGAGAAGTTTTATGGTGGGAAAGGAATTCTGTTAAGTGGTGTGCCTGGTGTGAAACGTGGAAAAGTCACTGTTATTGGCGGTGGAATGGTTGGAACAAACGCTGCGAAAATTGCAGTCGGCCTTGGGGCAGATGTTACCATTATCGACCTGAATCCAACACGTTTGCGTCAACTTGAAGATATCTTCGGTACGAGTGTACAAACATTAATGTCAAATCCATATAATATAGCAGAAGCAGTTAAAGAATCTGATTTGGTAATTGGCTCTGTATTAATTCCTGGTGCAAAAGCGCCTAAGCTTGTAACAGAAGAAATGGTTAAATCCATGCAGCCTGGTTCTGTTGTTGTTGACGTAGCTATTGACCAAGGTGGTAACTTTGAAACAGTTGACCATATTACAACACATGACGATCCAATCTATGAAAAACATGGTGTGCTTCATTATGCAGTTGCAAACATGCCTGGTGCTGTACCACGTACATCAACGATTGCATTAACGAATGTAACCATTCCTTATGCAGCACAAATCGCTACAAAAGGTGCCATTAAAGCAATTAACGAAAACCCGGCAATTAAATCCGGCGTGAACGTACTAAATGGCAAAGTTACATTTGAAGCAGTAGCACATGATCTTGGCTACGACTATGCAACAGTCGAAGAGGCTATTGAACTAGCATTTGCTTAA
- a CDS encoding LCP family protein, with amino-acid sequence MTEQRRSDRRRKKPRKRLWLRISLFVILILVLGVGAFAFSVYSNAKQTVNEKIHEEISSIDSKVAKEKISEQKPLNILLLGVDKRPGDGGRSDAIMVLSLDPKNNKMNLISIPRDTRTLIVGKGYKDKINHAYAYGGVDMSVATVENLLNIELDYYVEMNMQGLTEMVDAVGGITVDNPLDWYDEGYYKEGYHYKKGEIHLNGPQAMGYVRMRHLDPNGDFGRTKRQRQVIQAIIDKGASIASVGKIDDMIDVLGDNMKTNMDFEDMKNLLFNYKDVRKNVNSYMMTGNGTKISGVYYLLVPDEEVAKVHDMLTK; translated from the coding sequence ATGACAGAACAAAGAAGGTCAGACAGACGCAGGAAAAAACCAAGAAAACGTCTTTGGCTAAGGATTAGTTTATTTGTAATTTTAATCCTTGTGTTAGGCGTCGGTGCTTTTGCGTTTTCAGTATATAGCAATGCGAAACAAACCGTAAATGAAAAAATTCACGAGGAAATCTCATCGATTGATTCAAAAGTGGCGAAAGAAAAAATAAGTGAACAAAAGCCACTTAATATATTGTTGCTTGGTGTCGATAAACGACCAGGTGATGGTGGACGCTCAGATGCTATTATGGTACTTTCATTAGACCCAAAAAATAATAAAATGAATTTAATTAGCATTCCGAGAGACACCCGGACCCTTATTGTTGGTAAGGGGTATAAGGATAAAATTAATCATGCCTATGCATATGGCGGTGTTGATATGTCGGTAGCCACTGTTGAAAATCTACTAAATATAGAGCTGGATTATTATGTAGAAATGAACATGCAGGGACTTACTGAAATGGTAGATGCCGTTGGTGGCATCACGGTAGACAATCCGCTTGACTGGTATGATGAAGGTTACTATAAAGAAGGCTATCATTATAAAAAAGGTGAAATTCATTTGAATGGACCGCAAGCAATGGGATACGTGCGCATGCGCCACCTCGATCCAAACGGTGACTTTGGTCGGACGAAACGTCAGCGCCAGGTTATTCAAGCCATTATTGATAAAGGTGCAAGCATTGCATCCGTTGGTAAAATAGACGATATGATTGATGTTTTAGGCGACAACATGAAAACCAACATGGACTTCGAGGACATGAAGAATCTATTATTCAATTATAAAGATGTTAGGAAAAATGTTAATAGTTATATGATGACAGGTAACGGTACTAAGATAAGTGGTGTATACTATTTACTTGTACCCGATGAAGAAGTTGCTAAAGTTCATGATATGCTAACAAAGTAG
- a CDS encoding 2-hydroxycarboxylate transporter family protein, whose protein sequence is MGQTAQELNYDNQPDERITELNNSKKKFTIFEIPVLWFGIFTAITLISLYSGNLPGGMIGSLLVMIVLGELLGWIGDHTPIVKTFLGGGAIIAIFGAAFMVYEGWLPDASVISMTTFMKDGGFLNFYIAALITGSILGMNKEILMKVGLRYFLPIIGGVICAVLISGLLGTLAGFSLKEAVLVIAMPIMGGGMGAGAVPMSQIYSEMMGNDPGYYISMLVPALALGNVFAIVLASMLNLLGEKVPSLTGNGQLIRGFQFQEEKTAYDIKKMGIGLLAAVSFFAIGTILGDFIPIHPYALMIIVVAIAKIVDVIPKNVIEGASQWYKFVASNWTLALLFGIGIAYTDLNTVIEALTFQYILTVFGVVLGAIIGAGLLGKLVGFYPVEAAITAGLCMANMGGTGDVAVLSASKRMELMPFAQISSRLGGALILLLAGLLIPLFT, encoded by the coding sequence ATGGGACAAACAGCTCAAGAGCTGAATTATGACAACCAGCCGGACGAAAGAATAACAGAATTGAATAACAGCAAGAAGAAGTTTACGATTTTTGAAATTCCCGTTCTGTGGTTCGGTATTTTTACAGCTATTACTTTAATAAGTTTATATTCAGGGAACTTACCGGGTGGAATGATTGGCAGCTTGCTGGTAATGATTGTACTTGGAGAACTTCTGGGATGGATTGGAGATCATACACCAATCGTCAAGACATTTTTAGGCGGTGGAGCTATTATCGCAATCTTCGGGGCGGCGTTCATGGTATATGAGGGGTGGCTGCCAGATGCTTCCGTGATCTCTATGACGACGTTCATGAAAGACGGTGGTTTCTTGAACTTTTATATCGCCGCATTAATTACAGGAAGTATTCTTGGAATGAATAAAGAAATCCTAATGAAAGTTGGATTGCGTTACTTTTTGCCAATCATTGGAGGCGTAATCTGTGCAGTCCTAATTTCTGGATTATTGGGTACTTTAGCAGGGTTTTCTTTGAAGGAAGCGGTTCTTGTTATTGCAATGCCAATTATGGGGGGCGGCATGGGAGCTGGTGCTGTTCCGATGAGTCAAATATATTCGGAAATGATGGGAAATGACCCCGGCTATTATATCTCTATGCTAGTACCTGCCCTTGCCTTAGGTAATGTGTTCGCAATTGTCCTTGCCAGTATGCTCAATTTACTTGGGGAAAAGGTTCCTTCGCTAACTGGTAACGGTCAATTAATTCGAGGCTTCCAATTCCAAGAAGAAAAAACTGCGTACGACATCAAAAAAATGGGAATTGGATTACTGGCCGCAGTTTCATTTTTTGCGATTGGGACTATTCTGGGGGACTTCATCCCTATTCATCCTTATGCACTGATGATTATTGTCGTAGCTATTGCTAAAATTGTTGATGTGATTCCTAAGAATGTGATTGAAGGAGCAAGCCAATGGTACAAATTTGTTGCCAGCAATTGGACACTTGCTTTGCTGTTTGGAATTGGAATAGCCTATACCGATTTGAACACTGTCATTGAAGCATTAACCTTCCAATATATACTAACGGTATTCGGTGTCGTACTTGGGGCTATCATCGGAGCAGGCTTACTAGGAAAACTTGTCGGTTTCTACCCTGTTGAAGCAGCAATTACTGCTGGATTGTGTATGGCAAACATGGGCGGAACAGGTGACGTCGCAGTCCTCTCTGCTTCAAAAAGAATGGAACTAATGCCTTTTGCACAAATTTCATCCCGATTAGGTGGAGCATTGATTCTACTATTAGCCGGGCTGCTAATCCCACTTTTCACCTGA
- a CDS encoding response regulator has translation MINVLIVEDDPMVAQLNKQYMERIPGFTLSGVACNTKDALKHMNQVKIDLMLLDVYMPGSNGIDFLRDIRDQNQDVDVILITAASDINQIQQSLRLGAVDYLIKPFEFERFEDALIHYKNSHYAYIDKGNVSQYAVDQLLRKSGQSKENKPVIQDLPKGLTKNTLENITQVILSKKSEPFSTENIAELTEISRVSVRKYLKFLSGIEFLEETLIYGVGRPIYQYKLNKSKRNQIDYYL, from the coding sequence ATGATTAATGTTCTGATAGTGGAAGATGATCCAATGGTAGCTCAGTTGAATAAACAATATATGGAGCGTATTCCCGGATTCACACTTAGTGGCGTTGCTTGCAATACCAAAGACGCGCTTAAGCATATGAACCAGGTGAAAATCGATCTCATGCTGCTTGATGTGTACATGCCCGGTTCAAATGGAATTGATTTTTTACGGGATATTCGTGATCAAAACCAAGATGTTGATGTTATCTTGATCACCGCAGCATCTGACATCAATCAAATTCAGCAGTCATTAAGACTTGGGGCCGTTGATTATTTGATAAAGCCATTTGAATTTGAGCGATTTGAAGATGCGCTTATCCATTACAAAAACAGCCATTATGCCTATATTGACAAGGGAAATGTTAGTCAGTATGCGGTTGATCAGCTGCTTCGTAAATCTGGTCAATCAAAAGAAAATAAACCGGTGATACAGGATTTACCGAAAGGACTGACAAAAAACACATTAGAAAACATTACCCAAGTTATTCTTTCAAAAAAATCTGAGCCCTTTTCAACTGAAAATATCGCAGAATTAACAGAGATATCCAGGGTTTCAGTAAGGAAGTATTTAAAGTTTTTGAGTGGGATTGAGTTTTTGGAAGAAACACTGATATATGGTGTCGGGAGGCCCATTTATCAATACAAATTAAATAAATCAAAGCGCAACCAAATCGATTATTATCTTTAA
- the dcuS gene encoding DcuS/MalK family sensor histidine kinase, translating to MIKPRLKLSTIIIIFVCLVVLISLIITDLLFTDSTSENIRDYLEEKAFIVSRTVAESQIVKNGLLDKDEHNNIQDYTSTIQEETDVLFVVVMDMSGIRQSHPNPERIGNHFVGGDEVRALQGEEYISSSTGTLGESLRAFTPIYDDNQNQIGAVSVGISLDAVQQSIQQSHKRVIIGSIFGLLVGIIGAFLLAKYIKKSLFGLEPHAIARIHEERNQMLHSVREGIIAIDRNATIVLVNKSARQVFRKAGLMVRDPIGMKINDFLPGTMLGHVLNRGDTDLDEEQTINGVSIITNRVPLVVNDQVVGAIATFRDKTEVNQLAEQLTGVQLYADTLRAQSHEFMNQLHVLLGLIKMENYEEVNQFISRLVNHQAHEVGNVTRHIKDPAFAGFIIGKMSAARESHVSLTINCETEIPQPDKSEVTHELITILGNIIDNAIESVSNSEQKRIKVNLAYVDELLSITVSDTGAGIPDNIQEEIFAKGMSTKAGNHRGFGLYLTQRSVEKLAGSVDFSSNHEGTLFTLIIPYQPGGERND from the coding sequence TTGATAAAACCGCGTTTAAAGTTAAGTACAATTATCATAATATTCGTCTGTCTAGTTGTTTTAATTTCTTTAATTATTACTGACCTGCTTTTCACAGATTCGACTAGTGAAAATATCCGCGATTATTTAGAAGAGAAGGCATTCATTGTCTCCCGAACGGTTGCGGAATCTCAAATCGTTAAGAATGGTTTGCTGGATAAAGATGAGCATAATAATATCCAGGATTATACTTCAACCATACAGGAAGAAACAGACGTCTTATTTGTTGTGGTGATGGATATGAGCGGAATCCGTCAATCACATCCCAACCCTGAGCGAATTGGTAACCACTTTGTTGGTGGTGATGAAGTACGAGCGCTTCAGGGGGAGGAATACATATCTTCTTCAACTGGCACGTTAGGGGAGTCATTAAGAGCTTTTACGCCTATTTATGACGATAACCAAAATCAGATTGGTGCTGTTTCTGTAGGAATTTCATTAGATGCCGTCCAGCAATCCATTCAACAAAGCCATAAAAGAGTTATTATTGGTTCTATTTTCGGCCTGTTGGTAGGTATCATTGGTGCTTTCCTCCTGGCGAAATACATTAAAAAAAGCCTTTTTGGCCTCGAACCACATGCTATTGCACGTATCCATGAGGAAAGAAATCAAATGCTGCACTCGGTTCGTGAGGGAATTATTGCGATTGACAGAAATGCCACCATTGTCCTTGTGAACAAATCTGCCCGCCAAGTTTTTAGAAAAGCAGGATTGATGGTTAGAGACCCAATTGGGATGAAGATTAACGATTTTTTGCCAGGAACAATGCTCGGTCATGTACTGAATAGGGGCGATACTGATTTAGATGAGGAACAAACAATCAATGGCGTTTCCATTATCACCAACCGCGTCCCGTTAGTTGTTAACGATCAGGTTGTCGGTGCAATTGCCACTTTCCGGGACAAAACGGAAGTCAATCAATTGGCAGAACAGCTGACTGGTGTTCAACTGTATGCTGACACTTTACGTGCCCAGTCACATGAGTTCATGAACCAGCTGCACGTGTTACTTGGCTTGATAAAAATGGAGAATTATGAAGAGGTTAACCAGTTCATAAGCAGACTGGTTAATCATCAAGCACATGAAGTCGGCAATGTAACCAGGCATATCAAGGATCCTGCCTTCGCTGGATTTATTATTGGTAAAATGAGTGCTGCAAGGGAATCACATGTTAGTTTAACTATCAACTGCGAAACCGAGATTCCACAGCCCGATAAATCCGAGGTCACACATGAACTGATTACGATACTTGGCAATATTATTGATAACGCCATTGAAAGTGTTTCAAATAGTGAACAGAAACGAATTAAAGTTAATCTTGCTTATGTGGATGAACTGCTTAGCATAACCGTCAGTGACACGGGTGCTGGCATACCAGATAATATTCAGGAAGAAATTTTTGCAAAGGGGATGTCTACTAAGGCTGGAAACCATCGTGGGTTTGGCCTCTACCTGACTCAGCGGAGTGTTGAGAAACTGGCCGGATCTGTTGACTTTTCTTCCAATCATGAGGGTACGTTATTTACATTAATTATCCCTTATCAACCTGGAGGTGAACGTAATGATTAA
- a CDS encoding alpha/beta-type small acid-soluble spore protein — protein sequence MAENKNDLLVPGARNSVDNMKEEIANELGVEPGADTTARENGSVGGEMVKRMIRIAEDSMRNGNQ from the coding sequence ATGGCAGAGAACAAAAATGATTTGTTAGTGCCAGGTGCAAGAAATTCAGTTGACAATATGAAAGAAGAAATTGCAAATGAACTTGGTGTTGAGCCCGGGGCTGACACTACTGCACGCGAAAATGGATCAGTGGGTGGCGAAATGGTCAAACGAATGATCAGGATTGCCGAAGACAGTATGCGAAATGGGAATCAATAA
- a CDS encoding ROK family transcriptional regulator codes for MKIKNQEFLKKENQSLVLEIILNQSPISRAEIAKQTTMSPTSASRIVASLLEVELIREVNLVNDGVGRKATYFVPNENSIISIGVEIDQNNIRIGFMNFVGTLIALEHFMYKPIDPQETVEFIGSKIEIMFDNEKIHHKQIAGICVGLPGLIKNDQGIIKLSAQFDWKQVPLKAMLEEKVGFQVIVDNELKLKALAEYMTDLNTEKESMAMIGFGSGVGSALISKGEIYRGEGNFSGEIGHTIVDPYGIYCPCGNFGCLQTYIAEKFLLDEASKTKSIDSVQELLKESEKGEKWARNILDKAVTYAAITINNVVCVYNPDTVVLSGSLIENYPEIKERILEKCKNQIWTPVNNTFKLHTTKTGADGVVIGAAISVQRYFMKNIHFKREV; via the coding sequence ATGAAAATAAAAAATCAGGAGTTTTTAAAAAAGGAAAATCAAAGCTTGGTATTGGAAATTATTTTAAATCAAAGCCCAATATCTAGAGCTGAGATTGCGAAACAAACAACGATGAGCCCAACATCTGCGTCTCGTATTGTTGCTTCTTTATTGGAAGTTGAACTAATCCGTGAAGTTAACTTGGTCAATGACGGGGTGGGCAGAAAAGCGACGTATTTTGTTCCAAATGAAAACTCGATAATATCAATTGGGGTCGAAATTGATCAAAACAACATACGAATTGGTTTTATGAATTTCGTTGGAACCCTAATTGCTTTAGAACATTTTATGTATAAACCAATCGACCCACAAGAAACCGTTGAATTCATAGGAAGTAAGATTGAGATTATGTTTGATAATGAAAAAATTCACCATAAACAAATTGCCGGAATTTGTGTTGGGCTTCCCGGTCTTATTAAAAATGACCAAGGGATAATTAAACTATCTGCGCAATTTGATTGGAAGCAGGTACCATTAAAAGCAATGCTGGAAGAGAAGGTGGGCTTCCAAGTAATTGTGGACAATGAACTAAAGCTGAAAGCATTGGCTGAATATATGACGGATTTAAATACGGAAAAAGAAAGTATGGCAATGATTGGTTTTGGAAGCGGGGTAGGTTCTGCGTTGATTTCAAAGGGGGAGATATACCGTGGAGAGGGAAACTTTTCTGGCGAAATAGGACATACCATAGTCGATCCGTATGGAATTTATTGTCCTTGTGGCAACTTTGGATGTTTACAAACGTATATTGCCGAAAAATTTCTGCTCGATGAGGCTTCCAAAACTAAATCAATTGATAGTGTCCAAGAGTTACTTAAGGAATCTGAAAAGGGAGAAAAGTGGGCGAGAAACATTTTGGATAAAGCTGTTACTTACGCAGCAATTACAATTAACAATGTTGTTTGTGTTTACAACCCGGATACTGTTGTTTTATCCGGCAGTTTGATTGAAAACTATCCGGAAATAAAAGAACGAATCCTTGAAAAGTGTAAAAATCAAATTTGGACCCCGGTTAATAATACCTTTAAATTACATACTACAAAAACTGGTGCTGATGGGGTTGTTATTGGAGCTGCAATAAGTGTGCAACGATATTTCATGAAAAATATTCATTTTAAAAGGGAGGTATAA
- a CDS encoding asparaginase, with the protein MTFPVIAKEFRGGELENTHQGIICVLNEKKEIVYEKGNAEHSTFYRSAMKPIQAIPIFTTNVIEKYNLSNREAALFTASQRGEEYHQDALESLMKKLQLSEEMLVCNKSYPLNEEPKQTYIWEHKPPRRLLHNCSGKHLGFLAYSRERGYGIDRYTELNHPLQQEVLHLVADLSETPFDQINTAVDGCGVPVHGVPLKNMAISFLKFVVPELNKDLKTADAVKKIGNVMNQHPEIVASHNFICTALLEDNNIIAKGGAQGVYCLALKKEKISIALKVLSGSELVWPVIVAELLKDLNYSNTDTIDRLLEIRSNSIRNDNGKIVGETKVFL; encoded by the coding sequence ATGACATTTCCTGTCATTGCAAAAGAATTTAGAGGTGGAGAATTGGAAAATACTCACCAAGGTATTATTTGTGTTCTGAATGAAAAAAAAGAGATTGTGTATGAGAAAGGTAACGCCGAACATAGTACATTTTACCGCTCGGCAATGAAACCAATTCAAGCAATACCGATATTTACAACAAATGTAATTGAAAAATATAATCTCAGTAATAGGGAAGCCGCCTTGTTTACTGCATCACAGCGTGGAGAGGAGTACCACCAGGATGCATTAGAAAGTCTGATGAAAAAACTCCAATTATCCGAGGAAATGCTGGTTTGTAATAAAAGCTATCCGCTTAATGAGGAACCAAAGCAAACTTATATTTGGGAGCATAAACCTCCGCGCAGACTTCTGCACAACTGTTCAGGCAAACACTTAGGATTCCTAGCATATTCAAGGGAACGGGGATATGGAATTGATAGATATACAGAGTTGAATCATCCTCTACAGCAAGAAGTTTTACATCTTGTTGCTGACCTATCCGAAACACCTTTTGATCAGATAAATACCGCTGTTGATGGATGTGGTGTGCCAGTTCATGGAGTTCCATTAAAAAATATGGCTATCTCCTTTTTGAAATTTGTAGTTCCTGAATTAAATAAAGATTTGAAAACAGCCGATGCAGTAAAAAAGATAGGTAATGTAATGAATCAGCATCCAGAAATAGTTGCATCCCATAACTTCATCTGTACCGCATTATTAGAAGACAATAACATCATTGCAAAGGGAGGAGCACAGGGAGTTTATTGTTTAGCTTTAAAAAAAGAGAAAATTAGTATTGCCTTAAAGGTTTTAAGTGGTTCTGAACTTGTTTGGCCAGTAATAGTTGCGGAACTATTAAAGGATCTTAATTACAGCAACACGGATACGATAGATCGGTTATTGGAAATAAGATCAAATTCCATACGAAATGATAATGGAAAAATCGTTGGAGAAACAAAAGTTTTTTTATAA
- a CDS encoding peptide ABC transporter substrate-binding protein: protein MKLSKYLFLLVVGLILCLVMVACSNEESQKTSGNIESDGNSEQAFNLINSEIITTMDSSLAADESSFQFLGATKEGLYRLGDDGKPVEGIAIDHKKSSDGLTWTFNLRENAVWSNGDPVTANDFVYAWRRAVDPKTGSEYGSYMMGGVIKNATAVNRGKMAVEKLGVKAAGDYKLVVELEKPIPYFKSLVTFGTFYPLNQDFVEKQGKDYATNSDTILANGPFILKGWKSTSSSWDLKKNKDYWDADTVQLDKLTFEVVKDPQAAVALYTKGKVDRVKLSSDFVDKYAANDDFQITPETSMRYIKFNQETNKYLKNENIREAIARAFNKQALVDEVLNDGSLVANGIVPKNFVYHPKSGEDFREINGDLMTYNVEKAKKLWKKGLKEEGIDSLELVFLAGDSEVGKTVSEYLANQLEINLKGLSITLKQAPMKQRIQIDRNLEYDIQISSWGPDYLDANTFLNIFLEDTGGYYNQEFNELVNHANDELALKPAKRFEALLKAEKILFDDAAIGPVYQTGRAQLISPKMAGVITNPFGPTYEYKWAHAAQKK from the coding sequence ATGAAACTATCAAAATATTTATTCCTGCTAGTAGTTGGTCTTATACTATGTCTAGTTATGGTTGCTTGCTCTAATGAAGAAAGTCAAAAGACTAGCGGGAACATTGAATCAGATGGAAACTCCGAACAAGCATTTAATTTAATTAATAGTGAAATTATAACAACAATGGACTCTTCTTTGGCAGCAGATGAAAGTTCATTTCAATTTTTAGGTGCTACTAAGGAAGGGTTATACCGATTAGGGGATGATGGCAAACCTGTTGAAGGTATTGCAATTGATCACAAAAAGAGCAGCGATGGTTTAACATGGACTTTTAATTTACGTGAAAATGCTGTTTGGTCTAATGGGGATCCCGTAACAGCTAATGACTTTGTTTATGCGTGGAGACGTGCTGTTGATCCAAAAACAGGGTCCGAGTACGGTTCCTATATGATGGGCGGTGTAATAAAAAATGCAACTGCTGTAAACAGAGGTAAAATGGCTGTAGAAAAGCTGGGTGTTAAAGCAGCTGGTGATTATAAGTTAGTTGTGGAATTGGAAAAACCTATTCCTTATTTCAAATCACTAGTAACATTTGGCACCTTTTACCCATTAAATCAAGATTTTGTTGAAAAACAAGGTAAGGACTATGCAACAAATTCTGACACAATACTGGCAAATGGACCATTTATTCTGAAAGGTTGGAAGAGCACAAGCAGTTCATGGGACCTTAAGAAGAATAAAGATTACTGGGATGCTGATACGGTTCAATTGGACAAGTTGACTTTTGAAGTAGTAAAAGATCCACAAGCAGCAGTTGCTTTATATACAAAAGGAAAAGTAGATAGAGTTAAGCTGTCATCTGACTTTGTTGACAAATACGCTGCGAACGATGATTTTCAAATTACTCCGGAAACAAGTATGAGATATATAAAATTCAATCAGGAGACAAATAAATATTTAAAAAATGAAAATATCCGAGAAGCTATTGCGCGGGCTTTTAATAAACAGGCTTTAGTTGACGAAGTGCTTAATGATGGTTCGCTTGTAGCCAATGGTATTGTGCCGAAAAACTTCGTATACCATCCTAAAAGTGGTGAGGACTTTCGGGAAATCAATGGTGATTTAATGACCTACAATGTTGAGAAAGCTAAAAAACTTTGGAAAAAAGGTTTAAAAGAGGAAGGTATTGATTCATTAGAGTTGGTGTTTTTGGCGGGGGATAGTGAAGTTGGTAAGACGGTCAGCGAATATCTAGCAAACCAATTAGAGATAAATCTAAAGGGATTATCAATAACCCTAAAACAGGCACCAATGAAGCAACGAATTCAAATTGACCGAAATCTGGAGTATGATATTCAAATATCCAGTTGGGGTCCAGATTATCTTGATGCGAATACTTTTTTAAATATTTTCTTAGAGGATACTGGTGGATACTATAATCAGGAATTTAATGAATTAGTTAACCATGCTAATGATGAGCTTGCACTTAAACCAGCGAAACGGTTTGAAGCACTTCTAAAAGCTGAAAAAATTCTTTTTGATGATGCGGCAATCGGACCTGTTTATCAAACCGGTCGTGCGCAGCTGATTTCACCTAAAATGGCAGGTGTGATAACGAACCCATTTGGCCCGACGTATGAATACAAATGGGCACATGCAGCACAAAAGAAATGA
- a CDS encoding copper homeostasis protein CutC, producing MMLEVIVQNVKEAIQAENLGADRIELVSVIQEGGLTPGYSTMKQVLSSVSIPVQVMVRPHSNHFYYTTEDMKIIKEDIKRIIEFGGERIVFGALDVNNAINEQILVDILNIYPQLDITFHRAFDDVLSQTEAYQTLTKYKRNVKRILTSGGEEDCWKGQKKLRDLVLTAKRNSGPKIMPGSGLSLQNIEEIHDIVQADQYHFGKAVRIDHSFTNGFDAQIMNKIKSVI from the coding sequence ATGATGCTAGAGGTAATTGTGCAAAACGTCAAAGAAGCTATTCAGGCGGAAAACTTGGGTGCCGATAGAATTGAACTAGTTTCAGTAATCCAGGAGGGTGGCCTTACCCCGGGTTACAGTACTATGAAACAGGTGTTAAGTAGCGTATCTATTCCAGTTCAAGTTATGGTTCGTCCACATAGTAACCATTTTTATTACACGACTGAAGATATGAAAATTATTAAAGAAGATATAAAAAGGATTATTGAATTTGGAGGAGAAAGGATAGTTTTTGGGGCTCTGGATGTAAATAATGCTATAAATGAGCAAATTCTAGTAGATATTTTGAATATCTATCCACAATTGGATATTACTTTTCACCGAGCTTTTGATGATGTTCTATCACAGACTGAGGCTTACCAAACATTAACTAAATATAAACGGAATGTGAAACGGATTCTAACTTCAGGTGGTGAAGAAGATTGTTGGAAGGGTCAAAAGAAGCTTCGGGATCTTGTTCTCACGGCAAAAAGAAATAGCGGTCCAAAAATAATGCCAGGTTCTGGCTTGAGCCTGCAAAATATTGAAGAAATTCATGATATAGTTCAGGCGGATCAATACCATTTTGGAAAAGCTGTTAGGATTGATCACTCTTTTACAAATGGATTTGATGCGCAAATAATGAATAAGATCAAAAGTGTAATATAA